In Pirellulales bacterium, the following are encoded in one genomic region:
- a CDS encoding ribulose-bisphosphate carboxylase large subunit family protein yields MAREFVRATYWIETPHPLEQAVAALAGEQSCGTFVRVPGETDELRRRHLAHVERITPLDVAEKPTLPGGAQPPFAGGAPQYQRAELVLAFPLENMGVNLPTLLATVTGNLFELREFTGLRLLDLELPEAFAALPGPQFGVAGTRRLAEAFARPLIGTIVKPSVGLSPAETAATVRTLVEAGVDFIKDDELLANPPHSPLAERVAAVMRVINELADRNGRKAMYAFNVSDELDAMYRHHDAVVAHGGTCVMISMHHVGPAGALALRRRSQVPIHGHRNGWGLFSRSPGVGVEYAAWQKIWRLAGVDHLHVNGLQNKFCESDDSVERSIKACLTPMFGDDRAMPVVSSGQWGGQAPETFARTGTVDLMYLAGGGVMAHPGGPAAGCRAIRQAWEAAVSGATLADYARNHPELQQSLKAFGKAGASAQGRLGETERTT; encoded by the coding sequence GTGGCTCGCGAGTTCGTCCGCGCAACCTACTGGATCGAGACGCCGCATCCGCTGGAGCAAGCGGTCGCGGCGCTCGCCGGCGAGCAGTCATGCGGCACGTTCGTGCGCGTGCCTGGCGAGACGGACGAACTGCGCAGACGGCATCTGGCGCACGTCGAGCGGATCACGCCGCTGGACGTCGCCGAGAAGCCGACGCTCCCCGGGGGGGCGCAGCCTCCTTTCGCCGGCGGAGCGCCGCAGTATCAGCGAGCGGAGCTCGTGTTGGCATTCCCGTTGGAGAACATGGGCGTCAACCTGCCGACGTTGCTGGCGACCGTCACGGGCAATTTGTTCGAGTTGCGCGAGTTTACCGGCCTGCGGCTGCTCGACTTGGAACTCCCCGAGGCGTTTGCGGCGCTTCCCGGCCCGCAATTCGGCGTCGCAGGGACCCGCCGATTGGCCGAAGCGTTCGCTCGCCCGCTCATCGGCACGATCGTCAAACCAAGCGTGGGGCTCAGCCCCGCGGAAACGGCCGCGACGGTTCGCACGCTGGTCGAGGCGGGGGTCGACTTCATCAAGGACGACGAACTGCTGGCCAACCCGCCGCACTCGCCCCTGGCGGAACGGGTCGCAGCAGTGATGCGCGTGATCAACGAACTCGCCGACCGGAACGGTCGCAAGGCGATGTACGCCTTCAACGTGTCGGACGAGCTCGACGCAATGTACCGTCACCACGACGCGGTCGTCGCCCACGGGGGGACCTGCGTCATGATCAGCATGCATCACGTCGGCCCGGCCGGAGCGCTGGCCCTGCGGCGGCGTTCCCAGGTGCCGATCCATGGGCACCGCAACGGGTGGGGACTCTTTTCGCGCAGCCCCGGCGTCGGCGTCGAGTATGCAGCATGGCAGAAGATCTGGCGCTTGGCAGGGGTCGATCACCTGCACGTCAACGGCCTGCAGAACAAGTTCTGCGAGTCGGACGACTCGGTCGAGCGCTCGATCAAGGCGTGCCTGACGCCGATGTTCGGCGACGATCGGGCGATGCCGGTCGTGTCGTCGGGACAGTGGGGCGGGCAGGCGCCCGAGACCTTCGCCCGCACCGGGACGGTCGATCTGATGTACTTGGCGGGGGGGGGCGTGATGGCTCATCCGGGCGGACCCGCCGCGGGGTGTCGAGCTATTCGCCAAGCCTGGGAAGCCGCCGTCAGCGGCGCCACGCTCGCCGACTACGCCCGCAACCATCCGGAACTGCAGCAATCGCTGAAAGCATTTGGCAAAGCCGGCGCGTCCGCTCAGGGGCGACTTGGTGAAACAGAGAGGACAACTTGA
- a CDS encoding Gfo/Idh/MocA family oxidoreductase — MSKLTRRSFLYCGAATGALATLSGGRVRAAGGDGQVNLGLVGCGWRGGQLFNAFKGISGVRFAGFCDPDEARLDELAGQVPGSQRWKDLRAMLDSPEIDAVAIATCNHWHALAAIWAMQAGKHVYVEKPLGHYNWEGRQIVNAARRYDRICQVGTQQRSDPMQDELKQFLHEDRALGPVESVRVSRFGMRGTIGKLASPLAAPATLDYDLWLGPAQDEPIFRKEFHYDWHWDWNTGSGEMGNWGVHIVDDVRNVVFQDRVALPRRIVAGGGRFAWHDAGNTPNVHAAVLDTGSIPVIVGVCNVAVKPGSKSSPTTPGPGSGYTAFCAGGRLEGQRGRGAAFDAAGKKIREFTGNGGGGHQANFIKAVRTGDASILKAPAETGHNSTEWCSLANVAYRAGAALEESDRAAVLDDIQSAFAGGDKAVALVEQLRNVAVAHDGPQAARDFRLGPVLTFDPQSERFVGPGSEAGNALLRRQDRPGFEVPTVAMGERQARRS, encoded by the coding sequence ATGTCCAAGCTCACGCGACGATCCTTCCTGTACTGCGGCGCCGCAACCGGGGCGCTGGCGACTCTGTCCGGCGGACGCGTCCGCGCCGCTGGCGGCGACGGACAAGTGAATCTCGGCCTTGTCGGCTGCGGCTGGCGGGGAGGGCAATTGTTCAACGCGTTCAAAGGCATTTCGGGCGTCCGGTTCGCCGGCTTCTGCGACCCCGACGAAGCCCGGCTGGACGAGCTCGCAGGACAAGTTCCCGGCTCGCAGCGTTGGAAGGACCTGCGGGCGATGCTCGACTCGCCCGAGATCGACGCCGTGGCGATCGCCACGTGCAATCACTGGCACGCGCTGGCGGCGATTTGGGCGATGCAAGCCGGGAAGCACGTCTACGTCGAGAAACCGCTGGGACATTACAACTGGGAAGGCCGCCAGATCGTCAACGCCGCCCGCCGCTACGATCGCATCTGCCAAGTCGGAACGCAGCAGAGGTCCGACCCGATGCAGGACGAGCTCAAGCAGTTTCTGCACGAGGATCGCGCGCTCGGCCCCGTCGAGTCCGTACGAGTCAGCCGCTTCGGCATGCGAGGAACGATCGGCAAGCTCGCGTCCCCCCTCGCAGCCCCCGCCACGCTCGATTACGACCTTTGGCTGGGACCGGCTCAGGACGAGCCAATCTTCCGCAAGGAGTTCCATTATGATTGGCATTGGGACTGGAACACCGGCTCCGGCGAGATGGGCAATTGGGGCGTTCATATCGTCGACGACGTGCGGAACGTCGTCTTCCAGGACCGCGTCGCCCTGCCTCGCCGGATCGTCGCCGGGGGCGGGAGATTCGCGTGGCACGACGCGGGCAACACGCCCAACGTCCATGCGGCCGTGCTCGATACGGGCTCCATTCCGGTGATCGTCGGAGTCTGCAACGTCGCGGTGAAGCCAGGAAGCAAGTCTTCGCCCACCACGCCGGGCCCTGGCAGCGGTTACACGGCCTTCTGCGCCGGCGGACGTCTCGAGGGCCAGCGCGGCCGAGGCGCCGCGTTCGATGCGGCCGGCAAGAAGATCCGCGAGTTCACAGGCAACGGCGGCGGCGGCCATCAAGCGAATTTTATCAAGGCCGTGCGCACCGGCGACGCCAGCATACTGAAAGCGCCGGCCGAGACGGGGCACAACTCGACCGAATGGTGCAGCTTGGCCAACGTCGCCTATCGCGCTGGCGCCGCCCTCGAGGAGTCCGACCGCGCCGCCGTCCTGGACGACATCCAGAGCGCTTTTGCCGGCGGCGACAAAGCCGTCGCGCTCGTCGAGCAACTGCGCAACGTGGCCGTCGCTCACGACGGTCCCCAGGCGGCGCGCGACTTCCGTCTCGGTCCGGTGCTGACCTTCGATCCGCAGTCCGAGCGATTCGTCGGCCCCGGTTCGGAAGCCGGGAACGCTTTGTTGCGCCGGCAAGATCGCCCAGGATTTGAAGTGCCGACCGTCGCCATGGGCGAGCGCCAGGCTCGTCGTTCGTAA
- a CDS encoding carbon-nitrogen hydrolase family protein: protein MSTIPSAIARRTFLRRSAVASLSAGAAATAPGAACASTATRPERPSRLPREVWIATIAQDGMTGTTPAALTRETLARMEAAAAQQPDLVCLPEMFLFPGGAGSRPPVREIAEAPLGELAAPFVAFAKSHQCYVAYSGYTVEAGRYYNAVVIIDRQGRPCGEYRKTYPTVGEMEYGVSPGPLQPPVFETDFGRVGAQICFDVEWHDGWRRLRDAGAEIVCFPSAFAAGRAVNMRACQNQLVVASSTRKDTSKIVDVTGETLAATSRWNRWACAAVNLEKTFLHTWPFNARFPDIQSKYGRDVVITTYAEEEWSIIESRSPDVRVADILREFELETYADTMARAERLQIENRAPT, encoded by the coding sequence ATGAGCACAATTCCTTCAGCAATCGCGCGGCGCACGTTTCTCCGCCGGTCGGCCGTCGCTTCGTTGAGCGCCGGAGCCGCAGCGACGGCCCCCGGCGCCGCTTGTGCGTCGACGGCGACCCGTCCCGAGCGTCCCAGTCGACTGCCGCGCGAAGTCTGGATCGCCACGATCGCTCAGGACGGGATGACGGGAACCACGCCTGCGGCCCTCACGCGGGAGACGCTCGCTCGAATGGAAGCGGCGGCTGCGCAACAGCCGGACCTCGTCTGCCTGCCGGAGATGTTCCTTTTTCCCGGCGGCGCCGGCAGCCGACCGCCGGTGCGCGAGATCGCCGAAGCCCCGCTGGGCGAGCTCGCCGCGCCATTCGTCGCATTCGCGAAATCGCACCAGTGTTACGTCGCCTATTCGGGCTACACGGTCGAGGCGGGGCGGTACTACAACGCCGTGGTCATCATCGATCGCCAAGGCCGGCCGTGCGGCGAGTATCGCAAGACCTACCCGACGGTCGGCGAGATGGAGTACGGCGTCTCCCCCGGTCCGTTGCAACCGCCTGTGTTCGAGACCGATTTCGGACGAGTCGGGGCTCAGATCTGCTTCGACGTCGAGTGGCACGACGGCTGGCGGCGGCTGCGCGACGCGGGGGCGGAGATCGTTTGTTTCCCTTCGGCCTTCGCCGCGGGTCGAGCGGTGAACATGCGAGCTTGTCAGAACCAACTGGTCGTCGCGTCGAGCACGCGCAAAGACACGTCGAAGATCGTCGATGTGACGGGCGAAACCCTTGCCGCGACGAGCCGCTGGAACCGTTGGGCGTGCGCCGCGGTGAACCTGGAGAAGACCTTCCTCCACACTTGGCCCTTCAACGCTCGCTTTCCCGACATCCAGTCCAAGTACGGCCGCGACGTCGTGATCACGACCTACGCCGAAGAGGAGTGGTCGATCATCGAGAGCCGCTCGCCCGACGTCCGAGTGGCGGACATTCTGCGCGAGTTCGAATTGGAGACGTACGCCGACACGATGGCGCGCGCCGAGCGCCTCCAAATTGAGAACCGCGCGCCGACGTAG
- a CDS encoding DUF4038 domain-containing protein — protein sequence MRTTVLIASIALGSIGGVALSATGSVDDGSARRSCAVWTTIDLALTSAAEHPWYEFPVAVSFVHADSGQELKIEGCWDGPRRWLVRFAPPTAGTWRYRTQSSDSRLAGVGGEIEAIAPAPGQLVDNPGLRGAIRISADGRTFQYADGSPVLLLADTLWGGNTARCGLGDQADGPFHQYLADRRSKGFNTVLMRFLNGFGDEPNNPEGQRNEGGRAFLDRELTRLNPEYFRFLDRRMEAIRSAGMITAAPFSWWGKTKRCPIDFVTARRLSEYCAVRYGAFPSLWALSGEYQYALTDCGWTPRQFSALGEAVQRHNPYRTPLSIHPSSRLVAGDEHFQHQSSRPFHHESWLDHNWLQTGQNVRSMFRIVSRTAENRALSPVKPVFCSEACYERASDPQGAYHARWQAWAAYLSGSAGYGYGAFGVWQFYDPDDREGETGKPSPETIPWPEAMQMPGSAQVRHAVDLLREFSWNRLEPRRDMALVNGAKTRIPSADDVSPPLCAAILGEGYVVYLPRGNGGKLLELNDLEPRRYAASWFDPRTGNSHDVASLEYSGKRLRVPPPPTPGDEDWTFVLRTHRRQATTD from the coding sequence ATGCGTACGACCGTCTTGATCGCAAGCATCGCGCTGGGATCGATCGGCGGCGTCGCGCTCTCGGCGACCGGTTCAGTCGACGACGGGTCTGCCCGCCGAAGCTGCGCGGTTTGGACGACGATCGATCTCGCGCTGACGTCTGCCGCCGAGCACCCTTGGTACGAGTTCCCGGTCGCCGTCTCGTTCGTTCATGCCGATTCGGGCCAGGAGCTGAAGATCGAGGGATGCTGGGACGGCCCGCGGCGATGGCTCGTCCGCTTCGCTCCCCCGACTGCCGGCACATGGCGCTATCGCACGCAGTCGAGCGACTCGCGACTTGCCGGCGTCGGCGGCGAAATTGAAGCGATCGCTCCCGCACCGGGACAATTGGTCGACAATCCCGGCTTGCGCGGCGCGATTCGGATCAGCGCCGACGGCAGGACGTTTCAGTACGCCGACGGCTCTCCCGTGCTGCTGCTGGCCGACACGTTGTGGGGGGGGAACACGGCGCGGTGCGGGCTGGGCGACCAAGCCGACGGACCGTTTCATCAGTACCTCGCCGATCGGCGCAGCAAAGGGTTCAACACGGTCTTGATGCGCTTCCTGAACGGCTTCGGGGACGAGCCGAACAACCCCGAAGGCCAGCGCAACGAAGGGGGGCGAGCGTTTCTGGATCGCGAGTTGACGCGTCTCAACCCCGAATACTTTCGATTCCTTGACCGCCGGATGGAGGCGATCCGTTCGGCCGGCATGATCACAGCCGCGCCGTTCTCATGGTGGGGGAAAACGAAGCGCTGCCCGATCGATTTCGTCACGGCGCGGAGGCTGAGCGAGTACTGCGCCGTTCGGTACGGAGCGTTCCCGTCCCTGTGGGCCCTGTCGGGCGAGTATCAGTACGCGCTGACGGATTGCGGTTGGACGCCGCGGCAGTTCAGCGCGTTGGGCGAAGCCGTACAGCGGCATAATCCTTACCGGACTCCCCTCTCGATCCACCCCAGCAGTCGCCTCGTCGCCGGCGACGAGCATTTTCAGCATCAATCGTCACGACCCTTTCATCACGAGTCGTGGCTCGATCACAACTGGCTGCAAACAGGCCAGAACGTCCGGTCGATGTTCCGCATCGTCAGCAGGACCGCCGAGAATCGGGCCTTGTCGCCCGTCAAGCCGGTGTTTTGCAGCGAAGCCTGTTACGAACGCGCTTCCGATCCGCAGGGCGCCTATCACGCACGGTGGCAAGCGTGGGCGGCGTATCTCAGCGGTTCCGCGGGATACGGCTACGGGGCGTTCGGCGTCTGGCAGTTCTACGACCCGGACGACCGGGAGGGCGAAACCGGCAAGCCCTCGCCGGAGACGATCCCCTGGCCCGAAGCGATGCAAATGCCGGGCTCGGCGCAAGTGCGACACGCCGTCGATTTGCTCCGCGAGTTCTCCTGGAACCGCCTGGAGCCGCGGCGCGACATGGCGCTCGTGAACGGCGCGAAGACCCGCATCCCGAGCGCCGACGACGTCAGCCCGCCGCTTTGCGCTGCGATCCTCGGCGAAGGTTACGTCGTCTACCTCCCGCGAGGCAACGGGGGCAAGCTTTTGGAATTGAACGACCTGGAACCGCGCCGGTACGCGGCCAGCTGGTTCGATCCGCGCACGGGAAACTCGCACGACGTCGCCTCCCTTGAGTATTCAGGCAAGCGGCTGCGCGTTCCGCCGCCGCCGACTCCGGGCGACGAGGATTGGACGTTTGTGCTGCGGACGCATCGCCGGCAAGCGACGACTGACTGA
- a CDS encoding carboxypeptidase regulatory-like domain-containing protein yields the protein MVKASTRSCAWLLLGLAATVGCGSRVEISPVSGVVTLNGKPVPKAKVRFMPAPQEDPEAVKQLAMGETDEQGRYSLTVFRGPEGAAVGLNRVMITTRVVDDNEKVLSRETIPAQYNSRTTLTFAVPPGGTDQANFDLSR from the coding sequence ATGGTGAAGGCGTCGACACGATCCTGCGCGTGGCTGCTGCTCGGACTGGCTGCGACGGTCGGCTGCGGGTCGCGGGTGGAGATCTCGCCGGTCTCCGGGGTAGTGACCTTGAACGGCAAGCCGGTTCCGAAGGCCAAAGTGCGATTCATGCCGGCGCCGCAGGAGGATCCCGAGGCGGTCAAGCAACTGGCCATGGGTGAAACCGACGAACAAGGTCGATACTCGCTGACCGTGTTCCGCGGCCCGGAGGGCGCCGCAGTCGGACTGAATCGCGTGATGATTACGACGCGCGTCGTCGACGACAACGAAAAGGTGCTGTCGCGCGAGACGATCCCGGCTCAATACAACTCCCGAACTACGCTCACGTTCGCCGTCCCGCCGGGGGGCACCGACCAGGCGAACTTCGATCTTAGCCGATAA
- a CDS encoding DUF1559 domain-containing protein, with amino-acid sequence MELLVVIAIIGVLVALLLPAVQAARDAARRMQCTNNLKQIGLAMQNHHSAKNAFPPGKIALGNENTASNVWENWAVCLLPYMEQQTLADAYDFNLQNSHANHQIVAQTQLSSMSCPADSNQQNLIQPASGSSGGYEWAPGSYKGNMGRGAITTAQSGTAGFFNDFRVQVGDGVDHVPWHWRGPLHVVTTPKSPYPAQRTILASRGTSGELKHSLQPEGIKNITDGTSNTLMVGEYATITRPQRSALWAYSFFGYNMGTIIPEIGNLPFAPDFDLCEATLEGISKAPCQRVFSSVHSGGVMNFLFCDGSVHGISNSADVYVLADMSTIEGGETVSGVR; translated from the coding sequence GTGGAATTGCTCGTAGTGATCGCCATCATCGGCGTGTTGGTCGCCCTGCTGCTGCCCGCCGTTCAAGCGGCTCGCGACGCGGCGCGACGCATGCAATGCACGAACAATCTCAAGCAGATCGGTCTGGCCATGCAGAATCACCACAGCGCGAAGAACGCCTTTCCGCCGGGAAAGATCGCGCTGGGGAACGAGAACACCGCGTCGAACGTGTGGGAAAACTGGGCCGTGTGCCTGCTGCCGTACATGGAACAGCAGACCCTGGCAGACGCTTACGATTTCAATCTTCAGAACAGCCACGCCAATCACCAAATCGTCGCGCAGACTCAGTTGTCGTCGATGAGTTGCCCGGCGGATTCGAATCAGCAGAACCTGATTCAGCCGGCGAGCGGTTCGAGCGGCGGGTACGAGTGGGCGCCGGGATCGTATAAGGGAAACATGGGGCGCGGCGCGATTACGACCGCCCAGAGCGGCACGGCGGGCTTCTTCAACGATTTTCGCGTCCAGGTCGGAGACGGCGTCGATCACGTGCCGTGGCACTGGCGCGGACCGTTGCACGTGGTGACGACGCCCAAGAGCCCCTACCCCGCTCAACGCACGATCCTCGCCAGCCGCGGGACCAGCGGCGAGCTGAAGCACAGTCTGCAGCCCGAGGGGATCAAGAACATCACCGACGGGACGTCGAACACGCTCATGGTCGGCGAGTACGCCACGATCACGCGACCGCAGCGAAGCGCCCTCTGGGCGTATTCGTTCTTTGGCTACAACATGGGCACGATTATCCCCGAGATCGGCAATCTGCCGTTTGCGCCGGATTTCGATCTGTGCGAAGCGACGCTCGAGGGGATCTCGAAGGCGCCTTGTCAGCGCGTCTTCTCGTCGGTGCATTCCGGCGGCGTCATGAACTTTCTGTTCTGCGACGGCTCGGTTCACGGCATCTCGAACTCAGCGGACGTCTACGTCCTGGCGGATATGTCGACGATCGAGGGAGGCGAGACCGTCTCCGGCGTTCGATAA
- a CDS encoding GntR family transcriptional regulator, which translates to MSIDLPQAPEPAAPRQLLRNEAYAKIKRMILSGECSPGAALSERQLSDRLEMSKTPIRMALERLDSEGLVAISPQQGVFVRELSIHEIADLFEIRLILESYTIRTITGKLTAQQRSAIESLLSQQYLAAMAEDIESSVSLDLEFHLEFCKCLGNHEILRVINQLRDKMLMVFTRHMQRNPSRMIANQSEHVAIAEQAFAGDKDAAAELMRRHLEYGRDFMLSFRRDDGASRNS; encoded by the coding sequence TTGAGCATCGACTTGCCCCAGGCGCCAGAGCCCGCTGCACCGCGCCAGCTGCTGCGGAACGAGGCCTACGCGAAGATCAAACGGATGATCCTGTCCGGCGAGTGCTCGCCGGGGGCGGCGTTGTCGGAGCGTCAACTCTCCGACCGGCTCGAGATGAGCAAGACGCCCATTCGGATGGCGCTGGAGCGGCTTGACAGCGAGGGGCTCGTGGCGATCTCGCCCCAACAGGGGGTCTTCGTGCGCGAGTTGTCGATTCACGAAATTGCGGATCTGTTCGAAATCCGCTTGATTCTCGAAAGCTATACGATTCGCACGATCACCGGCAAGCTGACCGCACAGCAGCGATCCGCAATCGAATCGCTGCTCTCGCAGCAGTACTTGGCCGCCATGGCCGAGGATATTGAAAGCAGCGTGTCGCTCGACTTGGAATTCCACCTGGAGTTCTGCAAGTGCCTGGGCAACCACGAGATTCTGCGCGTCATCAATCAGTTGCGCGACAAGATGCTGATGGTCTTTACGCGGCATATGCAGCGGAACCCGTCGCGGATGATCGCCAACCAGTCGGAACACGTCGCGATCGCCGAGCAGGCGTTCGCCGGCGACAAGGATGCCGCGGCAGAATTGATGCGGCGTCACTTAGAATACGGTCGCGACTTCATGCTGTCGTTCCGTCGGGACGACGGCGCGTCGCGCAATTCCTAA
- a CDS encoding sulfatase translates to MVDDLNDWIGCYDGHPQAETPNLDRLARRGVRFTNAHCAAPLCNPSRAAIFSGCHPLRTGVLANDEQDIRSAAPELVLLPEHFAAAGYETLGAGKLLHQSSRGLFQKGSFPHLRWSPFSPGDVRYSDAELPSKGTLAQRHQATLKGQTISLPLNGMPSDRLRGSPQGESFDWGPLPVTDRDMGDGQIAEWAAARLREPRDKPFFLAVGFYRPHIPLFAPQQYFDRLPEETVVLPHSPADDLDDLPAFAREIALEADTAGLHASVLRHDQWRAATRGYLACVSFVDSQVGKLLDALDAGPHGQSTIVVLMSDHGWHLGEKQHWGKWTLWRTATRVPLVIALPRGREGVGSDRPVSLLDVYPTLLDACRLPPRAGLDGRSLLPELRESGAASSVAPVLCVRDRGNYALIGSEWHFIRYRDDSQELYAAADANQWENLAGSPDHQEVLATLNRELNERLEAFPEQVGK, encoded by the coding sequence ATGGTCGACGATCTGAACGACTGGATCGGCTGCTATGACGGCCACCCCCAGGCCGAGACGCCCAATCTCGATCGACTGGCTCGCCGGGGGGTTCGATTCACCAACGCCCACTGCGCAGCGCCTCTGTGCAACCCGTCGCGGGCGGCGATCTTCTCCGGCTGTCACCCGCTGCGGACCGGCGTTCTTGCCAACGACGAACAGGACATCCGCAGCGCGGCTCCCGAACTGGTGCTCCTTCCCGAGCATTTTGCAGCGGCCGGCTACGAGACGCTCGGCGCCGGCAAGTTGCTGCATCAATCAAGTCGCGGATTGTTCCAAAAGGGGTCGTTTCCGCACTTGCGTTGGAGCCCTTTCTCGCCCGGAGACGTTCGCTATTCGGACGCCGAATTGCCGAGCAAAGGCACGCTGGCCCAGCGACATCAAGCCACGCTGAAGGGCCAAACGATCTCACTCCCCTTGAACGGGATGCCCAGCGACCGACTCCGCGGCTCTCCCCAGGGCGAGTCGTTCGATTGGGGCCCTCTCCCCGTGACCGATCGGGACATGGGCGACGGCCAAATTGCCGAATGGGCGGCCGCTCGGTTGCGCGAGCCGCGCGACAAGCCCTTCTTCCTGGCGGTGGGGTTCTATCGACCTCATATCCCTTTGTTCGCGCCGCAGCAGTACTTCGACCGCTTGCCGGAAGAGACAGTCGTCTTGCCCCATTCGCCGGCCGACGATCTTGACGATTTGCCGGCTTTCGCCCGCGAGATCGCGCTGGAGGCGGACACGGCCGGCTTGCACGCGAGCGTGCTTCGGCACGACCAATGGCGGGCGGCGACCCGCGGGTACTTGGCCTGCGTGTCCTTCGTCGACTCCCAGGTGGGAAAACTGTTGGACGCGCTCGACGCCGGGCCCCACGGACAGTCGACAATCGTCGTGTTAATGAGCGACCACGGCTGGCACTTAGGAGAGAAGCAGCACTGGGGAAAGTGGACGCTGTGGCGCACCGCAACGCGAGTTCCGCTGGTTATCGCACTGCCCCGCGGGCGCGAAGGGGTCGGCAGCGATCGGCCGGTGAGTTTGCTCGACGTCTATCCCACGCTGTTGGACGCCTGTCGACTGCCGCCGCGGGCCGGGCTGGACGGACGGTCGCTGCTGCCCGAGCTGCGCGAGAGCGGGGCTGCGTCCTCGGTCGCTCCGGTTCTGTGCGTCCGGGATCGCGGGAATTACGCCCTGATCGGTTCCGAATGGCACTTCATCCGCTATCGCGACGACAGCCAGGAGTTGTATGCGGCCGCTGACGCAAATCAGTGGGAGAACCTTGCCGGCTCCCCTGATCATCAAGAGGTGCTGGCAACGTTGAATCGAGAGCTGAACGAGCGTCTGGAGGCATTTCCTGAGCAAGTCGGCAAGTAA
- a CDS encoding PEP-CTERM sorting domain-containing protein codes for MKHRTSNRARISAWSRGAALAVVATAGQAAQAVTAPYYNDFTSDINDVTTYVQPNDPLADPLVYDGEWVLNTTDGVLKNRTGLAGGSQRTNGAWVDVDNAAGANVTVSTDFKILNTGFSANTTLGLLGMFDGLDPVNGSYYFFDFRPRTGLMRLFEVNSGASNLLASGNLGGLATGVLDILDESTGEFRVFSMSFELLHTTADDGMGGAVPAMHLKGTLTGWAPNGNSNNGDPVDTYTTTIEAIDAVAPLTTGNVFGLRNRGGGNTAVYEVDYLDFAVDVAAAPLAGDFTGDGMVDGDDLTNATSGWQARYGADLDGDDFLVWQRNYGAGVPAAVGVVPEPATLVLAALFVATFALRRRR; via the coding sequence ATGAAGCACAGGACTTCGAATCGGGCCCGAATCTCGGCTTGGTCGCGCGGCGCCGCCCTGGCAGTCGTCGCGACTGCGGGGCAGGCCGCTCAGGCCGTTACGGCGCCGTATTACAACGACTTCACCTCCGACATCAACGACGTCACGACCTACGTCCAGCCGAACGATCCCTTGGCCGATCCGCTGGTGTACGACGGCGAATGGGTCCTCAACACGACCGACGGCGTGCTCAAAAATCGCACCGGTCTTGCCGGCGGTTCTCAGCGGACGAACGGCGCCTGGGTCGACGTCGACAACGCCGCCGGCGCCAACGTGACCGTCAGCACCGACTTTAAGATTCTCAACACCGGCTTCTCGGCGAACACGACGCTCGGGTTGCTCGGCATGTTCGACGGACTCGATCCGGTGAACGGCTCGTATTATTTCTTCGACTTTCGTCCGCGCACCGGTTTGATGCGGCTGTTTGAAGTGAACAGCGGCGCGTCCAATCTGCTCGCTTCGGGCAATCTGGGCGGCTTGGCCACGGGCGTTCTCGACATCCTCGACGAGTCGACCGGCGAATTTCGCGTCTTCAGCATGAGCTTCGAACTCCTGCATACGACGGCCGACGACGGAATGGGGGGGGCGGTTCCCGCGATGCATCTCAAAGGAACGCTCACCGGTTGGGCTCCCAACGGCAACAGCAATAACGGCGATCCGGTCGATACCTACACGACGACGATCGAAGCGATCGACGCGGTCGCCCCCCTTACGACAGGCAATGTCTTCGGCCTTCGAAACCGCGGGGGCGGCAATACGGCCGTGTACGAAGTCGACTATCTTGACTTCGCCGTCGATGTCGCGGCCGCGCCCCTGGCAGGGGACTTCACCGGCGACGGCATGGTCGACGGAGACGATCTGACCAACGCCACATCGGGCTGGCAGGCCCGCTACGGCGCGGACTTGGACGGAGACGATTTTCTCGTGTGGCAACGGAACTACGGCGCCGGCGTTCCGGCGGCCGTCGGCGTCGTCCCGGAACCGGCTACGCTCGTGCTGGCGGCATTGTTCGTCGCGACGTTCGCGTTGCGGCGCAGGCGTTAG